In Candidatus Binatus sp., the sequence GCGTCCTCGATCGTGATGCCCGGGAAGCGCAGCGAGAACTGGCGAATCTGGCGCCGCTCTTTTTCGGCGGCATTCAGTTCGTTAGCGAGCTGATTGATTATCTTTGCATCGAGCATCTTGATTTCCTGAAGCGCGACTTGACTCATGCTCTCACGAAGATCGCACTGATTCGCTGCGAATTCGAGACGGCGCGAAACTTTTTTCGATGTCGAACGTCTTTTGAATCAAGCGGGCGCATCGTGAAGCTCGCATTTTTGGATCGGAGGTTCTGTTCATGCCTGAAGAAACCAACGGCGCGGAAAATCGAAGAATGGAAGATCGGCTCGAGCGCCTCGAACGTGAAGCGATGCGCGAAAATCGCTACTGGAAAGGCGGTTTGATTGGGTCGTTGCTGTTGATCGCGATCGCGCTCTTCACCAGCGGCGGTCATCATCGGCGCGAACGGCCGGAATTCGCGAGAGGGGGACGATACGCTATGCCATATCCGCCGCCGCAATTCGGCTACATGGCGGGCGGCCCGTGGGGACCTTGCGGCGGCCGGGACTTCGCACGGGATTTTGGCCACCGACGACCGTGGGATGCGCCGCGCCCGGATGCCAATCGTCCGGGACCGCAACCACCGTCGGCCACCAACTGATTCACGTTCGACGCTCGGGACTGTATCAATTCCAATCGAACGCGGGAGCGGTTTTCTCGAGCCGCTCCTGCGTTCGTCTCTTGGATCCAACGACATCAAAGCGACCTTGTCTGAGCGCGGCAAAAATTTTGACAGCAAGACGGCGATGGCTGTATTGCTGGCTGATGAAAGTAATTTTCGAGAAGAAGGGCCCGGTCGCATACGTCACCATCAACCGGCCGGAGGTGCTGAACGCGTGCGACTTCGAGACTTACGGGCGGCTCACTGAAATCTGGCTCGAGTTCAGCGCGGACCCGTCGTTGCGCGTCGCGATCTTCACCGGCGCCGGCGAGCGCGCTTTCTGCGCGGGCAGCGATATCAAATCCAACTACGTTGAAAAGCGCGGCCGAGAAAACGGCAAACCGCCGTACCCCGTGATGCTCGCGCTGACCAAGCCGATCATCGCCGCGATCAACGGCCACGCCAACGGCGGCGGCCTGGAACAGGCGCTCGCGTGCGATATTCGCGTCGCCGCGGAGCACGCGCAATTCGGCCTCGGCGAAGTGCGGCTCGGATGGCTGCCGGGCGGCGGCGGCACTCAACGATTACCGCGATTGATCCCGCTCGGGCGCGCGCTCGAGATGCTCTACACCGGCAAGCGGATTGACGCCGCGGAGGCGCTGCGCCTCGGTCTCGTCGATTACGTCGTTCCGATGCCGCGACTGATCTCGCGATGCGAAGAAATCGCCGCCGAGATTTGCAAAAGCGCGCCGCTCGCCGTGCAGCGAATCAAGGAAGTCGCGCTGCGAGGCCTCGATCTGCCGCTCGCCGAAGGACTCAAGCTAGAGCAGCAGGGCTACCAGTGGCTGACCCAAACCGAAGACGCGGACGAAGGCGCGCGCGCGTTCGCCGAGAAGCGTCCACCCACCTGGAAGGGCAGGTAGATGAGCGATTCATCGAAGGCGGAGCAACTCGGCGTCGCCACCGTGAAGATTTTCGAGACGAAAAATTTCCGGCTGCATCGCGGCGAGGTTTTGACCGAGCTGAAGCTGGCATACGAAACGTATGGCACTCTCTCGCCCGACGGCCGCAACGCCATCCTCGCGACGCACGGTTACACGTCTAGCCAGCACGCCGCCGGACTCGATGACCGAGGCGAAGTCGGATGGTGGGACGGGCTGATCGGTCCCGGCAAGGCGATCGACACGAATCGATACTTCGTCGTCTCGTCCAACATGCTGGGCTCGTCGTACGGCTCGACCGCGCCCGCCAGCATCAATCCGAAAACCGGCGCGCCTTACGGTCCCGATTTTCCGGCGTAGCGGTCCGTTCGGCGTCGAAATTGTCGTCCCACTCCGGATAGCGGCATTGAATGCTCTGCGCTACGGTTGCTGTATGACGGTGAACGCCCTGCGTGCTACTCCTCGAACTCATGGCTGCACGAAAGAAAAAGCTCTCTCCTATTTTTCCCGGCGAGATTCTGCTCGAGGATTACTTGAGGCCGGCAGGTATTACGGTCAACCGGATGGCGATGGACATTCGGGTCCCGGTCTCGCGCGTCTATGAGATTGTCAACGGCCGCCGGACGATCACTGCTGACACGGCACTGCGCCTCGCGCGCTATCTCGGCACGACGCCGGAGTTCTGGATGAATCTGCAGGCGAAGTACGAACTCCGCAAAATCATGGCGGAGCGCGCTGACTCGATTGCGGCCGAAGTACGCCCGCTCGCCGCGACGCGATGAAAATTTCATAGGCCTTAGCGGCGGTTGCGGAAATGTAGCGGATTAAGGCAATCATTGCTGGATCGCCAAAAGCGAGGTGCCCAATGATCAAGCTGGTTTACATCATTCGCAAGCGCGACGACGTTTCGGACCAGGACTTCCACGACTACTGGCTGCACAAGCACGGCCCGCGGGTCGCGAGCGTCGCCAAGGCAATCCGCGCGCGCAAGTACGTCCAGAGCCACACGATCATGCCG encodes:
- a CDS encoding enoyl-CoA hydratase-related protein, yielding MKVIFEKKGPVAYVTINRPEVLNACDFETYGRLTEIWLEFSADPSLRVAIFTGAGERAFCAGSDIKSNYVEKRGRENGKPPYPVMLALTKPIIAAINGHANGGGLEQALACDIRVAAEHAQFGLGEVRLGWLPGGGGTQRLPRLIPLGRALEMLYTGKRIDAAEALRLGLVDYVVPMPRLISRCEEIAAEICKSAPLAVQRIKEVALRGLDLPLAEGLKLEQQGYQWLTQTEDADEGARAFAEKRPPTWKGR
- a CDS encoding HigA family addiction module antitoxin; the protein is MAARKKKLSPIFPGEILLEDYLRPAGITVNRMAMDIRVPVSRVYEIVNGRRTITADTALRLARYLGTTPEFWMNLQAKYELRKIMAERADSIAAEVRPLAATR
- a CDS encoding EthD domain-containing protein: MIKLVYIIRKRDDVSDQDFHDYWLHKHGPRVASVAKAIRARKYVQSHTIMP